From Dermochelys coriacea isolate rDerCor1 chromosome 23, rDerCor1.pri.v4, whole genome shotgun sequence, one genomic window encodes:
- the NANOS2 gene encoding nanos homolog 2: MSTMLPVWLSGPPSPSVTIAHDFNMWRDYLNLSKVVGEIIEEHRRGSRSLLTCETADLCMPGTPLQMPSGDASSLKSSGWDRSDGNGCPQIGQSRAATPQTPGRLICNFCRHNGESKRVYSSHLLKQADGIVLCPILRNYVCPVCGATGDGAHTLKYCPHNQEKQSLYCKGGRNSAGFIVRR, from the coding sequence ATGAGCACCATGCTTCCCGTCTGGCTTTCTGGGCCACCTTCTCCATCTGTCACGATCGCGCATGACTTCAACATGTGGCGGGACTACCTGAACCTGTCAAAGGTTGTTGGCGAAATCATTGAGGAGCACAGAAGGGGGTCCAGGAGCCTCCTAACCTGTGAGACTGCAGACCTCTGCATGCCAGGGACCCCCCTTCAAATGCCTTCGGGGGATGCCTCGAGCCTGAAGTCATCAGGCTGGGACAGGAGTGATGGCAACGGCTGTCCACAAATTGGACAGAGCAGGGCGGCCACCCCTCAGACGCCCGGCAGACTCATATGCAACTTCTGCAGGCACAACGGGGAGTCCAAGAGGGTCTACTCCTCCCACTTGCTGAAGCAAGCCGATGGCATCGTGCTGTGTCCCATCCTGCGCAACTACGTCTGCCCGGTGTGTGGTGCCACGGGCGATGGGGCCCATACTCTGAAATATTGCCCGCACAATCAAGAGAAGCAGTCCCTCTACTGCAAAGGTGGGCGCAACTCGGCTGGCTTCATAGTGAGACGGTGA